The following coding sequences lie in one Funiculus sociatus GB2-C1 genomic window:
- a CDS encoding DUF4346 domain-containing protein has product MNQTDLTLAAIDDKLSKRFINLDPGGYFIIYLDREAGEICAKHFTNIISDRGLAVDPETGKPIPVRGKVERTHAALFTGRTAKELCVKIFEETQPSPVTMLDHAAYLGREFVRAELALVNRQEYVQD; this is encoded by the coding sequence ATGAATCAAACTGATTTAACTTTAGCGGCAATTGATGATAAGCTTTCCAAGCGTTTTATTAACTTAGATCCGGGCGGATATTTTATTATTTACCTGGATCGGGAAGCTGGAGAAATTTGTGCCAAACATTTCACCAATATAATTAGCGATCGCGGTTTAGCTGTCGATCCAGAAACAGGGAAACCCATCCCCGTAAGAGGCAAGGTGGAACGTACCCACGCAGCGCTATTTACTGGCAGAACCGCTAAGGAACTTTGCGTCAAAATTTTTGAGGAAACTCAGCCCAGCCCGGTGACAATGCTGGATCATGCAGCTTATCTGGGTCGAGAATTTGTTCGGGCTGAGTTGGCTTTAGTTAATCGGCAGGAATACGTTCAGGATTAG
- a CDS encoding Uma2 family endonuclease yields the protein MTQVNLPQAIAVNIPPTLTLTLTHEQFVELAIANRDLQLERTATGELILMPPTGGETGNRNLDMEGQLWLWNRQARLGKAFNSSTGFHLPNGADRSPDAAWVRQDRWDALSPEERKSFVPLCPDFVLELRSESDNIKPLRTKMREYMENGARLGWLIDRKNTKVEIYRQGQDVEVLDNPVTLSGEDVLLGFVLDLTEVWN from the coding sequence ATGACACAAGTCAACTTACCCCAAGCCATTGCCGTCAATATCCCACCTACACTAACCCTTACACTCACCCACGAGCAGTTCGTTGAGTTGGCCATTGCTAACCGAGATTTACAATTAGAGCGCACTGCTACAGGAGAGTTAATTCTTATGCCACCAACAGGAGGCGAGACAGGGAATAGAAACCTGGATATGGAGGGGCAACTCTGGTTGTGGAACCGTCAGGCTAGACTCGGTAAGGCGTTCAACTCTTCAACTGGCTTTCATCTCCCCAACGGCGCGGATCGTTCTCCTGATGCAGCTTGGGTGCGTCAAGACAGATGGGATGCTCTTAGCCCTGAAGAACGAAAAAGCTTTGTTCCTCTTTGTCCTGATTTCGTGCTGGAACTACGCTCTGAAAGTGACAACATCAAACCCCTGCGAACCAAAATGAGGGAATACATGGAAAACGGAGCGCGTTTAGGTTGGTTGATTGACCGAAAAAACACGAAGGTGGAAATTTACAGGCAAGGCCAGGATGTGGAAGTGTTGGATAATCCTGTAACTTTGTCAGGTGAAGATGTTTTACTTGGGTTTGTTCTAGATTTAACCGAAGTTTGGAATTAA